GTTTCTGTGTGACTCTTTCGCTGTGTCGGTGTGTGAGGGATCGCGCGCTTGCTTGAGTCTTttctgcagcagcggcaactcagaagcgagcagagaaacgcccCGTTGATGGTACGATCACGGCAGAAAAACTGAGAGTTTCAATTACTCGGGCGTTTGATCCCGCGCCCTTTGTGAATGCAGAAACCCTGACGCTTCGAACTGCCGCGTGTCTCGACTAGAAAAGGCTTCGTCGACAGCTTCGCTGCTGACGAGCGAAAAAAACCTCTGCGCGCTCAGTTGCATGCGCCGAAAGCCAACAGAAGTCGACAGAGATCCACtagaggagaaaaaggccATTACCAATCCGCATAAGAACGAAGACAGACCTCAACTGCCCAAGTGATCCGAACCTGAAATATACAAACTGCGCTCAGATCTCTACATGTCTCCATATATTTATCCATAGCTGCATGCATACCTAGGCATTTATGCGAAACTCAAATGCCAACGGTATCCATGGCCTAAATATCAAGACGATTCTGAAAGATCTCGTAATCCTATGTACagactatatatatatatatacgtacatatatatatatatatgtatatatatatgtatatatatatatatatgtatatatatgtatatatatatatatacgtacatatatatatatatatatatatatatgtatatatatatgtatatatatatatatatatgtatatatatgtatatatatatatatatatatgtatatatatgtatatatatatatatatgtatatatatatatatatatatatatattgatgtGTGTGTCCTTAGTAATTTAGATGTAGATGGTGGAGACGAGGAATTAGGGCATTGTCCGGAGAGTACGTTGGGCTTTTCCAGCTGGTCTTCGCCGCAAGGAAATGTCAATAATTGTCACTTTCACGCAGTTTTTTGGCGTTCAGTCGCTACAGAGCCGGAGGCAAcgtcctcgctcttcgttgttttcttctcagaAAAAAGTCTCGATTCCTCAagtgcgtctcctctctccgtgcTGGGCATTCTCCTTCCCTCCATCTCtccctttgtttttctcttctctctttcaaaCAGTCAGTGGTTCTCCCTTCAGTCCGTGACGTCTTTGTTTCGCAATTTAGTTCACTTTTCGAATCCACTTGTCCTGTTACTTTTTCCCGGTGATCTTCGCGCCAGAGAGCTTCGCCGCATCCACCTTAGTGCCGACAGCAGACATGGCCTTCGACCGACCGTCCTGAAAGGAAATCCAAAGTCATTCTTGAGACAGTTCGATCCAGCAAACATCGTGCAGCTACGAAACCCACACGCCTGCCCTAACATAGTACAAAACTTGTCATCAATAAAacatatatgtttatatgaTACGcatgtatctgtatataaATGCAACTTTTCTGCATacttatgtatatatatatatatatatatatatatacgtgtgaCCAGAAGAAGTAGTACAGGTGATGAAGGACGAGATGAGGACCCGTGgtggagcagaagagagacagtcgGTGTTCAGGgcaaggaaaggaaagagttGAAGCAAATGCGTGAgtgttttgtctctgccgcAAAGGGAGATCAATCTCACTGGAATTTTGATGAGGACGAGTTGATCGCCGGTTTTGTCTACACGGAAGTATCCGCGCCTCTCCAGTTGCAGCAAGTCGCCTGAGTGAATTACATAATTTTGAAACGAGAGATGGAGGAGAACATGAATAGAATTTGGGGCAGGGAAAGACGGCTTTACCGCGTCTGAAGATCGACCTTTTCCGCCATTTTTCCAAGGCTTCGCAACCGCGTTTACTTCTCTCGTGAGGTAGTAAAGCAATTCGACTTGACGAAAGACAAGAACTCGTCATGTGAGGGACTTAAACTCCCTAAGTTTTTTTGGCTTGAACCACTCGTATGCGTCGAAGAACAATGAAGGGGAGACTAAGCCTCCGAtgaacagcaacaccaggcggaagagacaaacaggaaaagggagacggcCTTAGACCCAGAAGAGATAATCACGAACGACGTCTCGTAgacttttctgcttctctcaaGGAGCCTCTCGCCACCGCCCTCCTCGCGCAGTTCCCGCGTTTTTCCTGCTcttgctgctcttcttcctctcttttctcacggcgctctctctccctttctcttctctcgcgttttggAGCTGAGGCGACTACTCTTTACCAACTGCCGCATGTCTCGGGAGTTGTCGTCCTTCACTCGACACTCTCAGATTCCCTCTGTCAACGGAACTCACAACTTTGAAGCGTTTTCCTACGAAGTTCATGCCGCGAGACAAGCAACGTCCCCGTCGCTTCACGAGCCCAGACTGTCTGAATTGTCTTTCATTTCTGATTTCCGAAAACCTTGCCTCACCTTCCTTGAGTTGCTTGAGGAGCGGGTCACCGACGGCGGGGGTGTCGAAGCGAGTCTCGCGATTGATGAATTTCTCccagttctcttcttcctggtcGATCTTGTCCACCGTAATCAAGTGATCGTACTCTCGCAGCACCAATTCTGTgttctgaaaaaaagaaaaagactcgctgcatgcagatgaaaAAGTGAGAGTCGTCGACCCAAGGGTGAACCCAAGCCACAAACGTCCACACGCGAAAATAGGAAAACAAACCACGCACCAAAAAAACGTTTCCCGGGAATATTGGTCATCTTTATTCCGATAAAATGCTTACAAACGGTGGTTCTGTAACTCTCACAAccttcgcgcttctcggcCATGCCTGCTGTCGTCCGGCGCCCGGCAAATCCTCCCCCTTCTCAGGCGCtctgtccttttctttcATCTGTTTTTCCCTGTCCCCATCTACAGTCCTTCTCAAGTTCGCTTTTTCgatctgtttccttcttttcttcgatcTCCCCTTTCTCGCGCTTGATCGTCACCCTGGTCTCTCTTTGAATCTTTCCAGTTCTTCTAAGTCTTTTGCTGTTCGATGTGCAGGACAGTTCCCTGTTCCTTTCATTTGAatccgtcgcttcttctcctgctaCAACGTCCGCTTCCAGAAGtcggccttctcttctttctaaCATTTCCATGTCATCTGagttcctcctttttccctCAAGACTGTTTGCCTCGGACCTGGGCAGGCGCGGAGGCGACCCCGCCGAGGTTCGCCAGCCAGTGGAGTTTCTTCTTGGTTTTTCGGAAGTCTCCTTCGAGGTGAAGAGTCGCCTGAATTTCAGAGATTTCTCCAGACGCCGTCTTTACCACCTTGTCAAAAATGCAGTTGCCCCAGTGCATGAGAGTGAcctgaggaaaaacagagacaggtcTCACAGAAACAATttcgagaagaggaacgagatACGACAGCGCGAGAGCTACCGACGGAGGTCGGGACGCGTGCACTCAAAAATCTTTTTATAAAAACTTctacacatgtatacatatatatgcatatatacgtattCATTTATTTTTTTTTTCCGCCAGTGAGTGCACCGTTTGAAGGAGCCTTTGCGGAGCATAGCAGATCGACTGAGGTCGAGTAGACTGTCAAACGACAAAGCGTTCTTTTGCAAAagtatgtacatgtatgtattgACTCTTATGAGTGagtatatatttgtatatgcatgtctaaatatgtatttatatttatatgtattgATTAATATTCTTTTACTTCTTCGTCGAAGGCTCTGTTacctcctctccgtcttcacACAAGGCAGCGTCGTCGCGGTCGATGAAGACTTTgttgaagaggagaagatcGGCCTCCCCGAGGCTTTcgttctttgcatgcattcgtCGCTTCTTGCTCTCCACCGTCTCTGGAGCGCCTTTGATACAGACGGGCACTGCGTCCTCTGCACGATCCAGCGCGTGACGtcacggagaaaaagaaaatcaAATCTCgggcagaaaaaagaaataaagggcagaaaaggacgcacaaaagagacaggtTCCGGAAAACAAAGCAagcaaaaaacagaaagcagagagcaaCCCATGCAGGGAACGCGCGGGAGACCTCCGAATAtaacgcgagagagagttcagcagaggcaaagaacaggagggagagatcaagacaggagagggagaggaaataCAATTTTCCGGGGGACAACAACGacggtgtctctttcgaaGACGAGGGGCggcaagacgaggaagaacgaaacgaacgaaacgcagacgacATGGCAACGGTGAGAGGAAAACAATATCGAAGGGATAAAGAGAGCAcggcagcggagaagaagcgaaacgagTGTAAAACCTCAAACAAAAGCCGCGAGTGGATGagccgagggagaagaaagatgtGAGAGACGAAAtaaaggcgacagagaagaagcaacgcgTTCACAGAGATGACAGCAAAAAAGCGCGAGAGGTGGAAAGGAAACCGAGATGCAGGAAAGCCGGTCGCAAGAAACAcaagaagggaagacgaaaagaggaaCATTTCTTCGAGTCGTTTCCTTCTAAAAACGCGCGCGCGAGTCGCGTGACGCTTACTTCCAACAGCCATGAATCTGGGGACAATTGGATCGATGATTTGCTTGTTTTTCGTCCAGAGTTTGTCCCACTCCATCAGATTTCCAGCCTTGCTCGGACCTTGCTCCAAGATGAACTCCAAGAGCGCCTCGACTTGCAGACCGCGGCGGCGAATGCCTGTGTGTGCGCGCAAGACAAATGCGAAGAAAATGCGGGAGAACGCAAAGAGCGCAGACACCCATGCATGCCACAAACATGCAGAAAACGCGGCCGTCATGTCGCTGTCGCTTCGCGAGATCGCCAGCGCCTCGGGGCAATCCTCCAAGAAGCTGAACCCAGCCAAAGGCTTGTCTACCGAGCAGGAAAACGCACAGTGCTTCCCCGTCGAGGAACCGCTTTTCCGcgcggctttcttctccgctgtctcctctctgcgagTTCGCAGGAAGGCACCGCATGCGTCCGCGTCCTGGCTACACTGCAGTCGATGACGCAACCTCGCCCTGTCCCGGCGAATCTCCCCCGTCGCGCAGCTCTGAAGACAAAGGCGTCTCATcgttgtctccgtctcctctcgcttttttctgcgcgAGCAGTTCTGCAGTCTTCAAAGTTGCACGCTCGCGCGACTCTCCGGTTTACTCCTACCTCGGACGGTAGGCATGCGCGGGTCATCCCAGCCTTCCACGAGTCCCGAGTCGACGAACTGTTTCAACTTCCTCTTGGAAAGGAGCGTTttgacgaagcagaggcgacTAAATTCGTAGATGTGGACTGGCGGGAGGCCAGCGGCCTGCTGCacctgagagagaagagaaacgaaaaaaacaaggcAAAAAGGAAACGCAACTATCCTCGCTCGTCCAAAAGTGGAGAATGCTCTGCGTCCTTCGGTGTCCTGTCCTCTCcccgttttctgtctgcggcttctcttcttcgattcTCCTTCGAGTTCCCTTGCCTCCGTCCTTTTGGTTCCTCGAGACTCACCCACTGGTACTGGGGGATTCGGTCCGCGTATTCGTTTGTGCGGAGTGCATGGGTGACGCCCTCAATGGAGTCGACAACAGGACAGGCGAAGTCGTACGTCGGATACGCCTTGAACTTGTCGCCGTGGCGGTGGTGGAGACAGTCCGCGACGCAGCGGTACATCACCgggtcgcgcatgcacttaTTTTTTGACTGCATGTCGATCTTTGCGCGTACGCAGCATTTCTGACCCTCCGCGGAGCCCTGCCaagagcatgcatgcacgaacaACGAGAGCAAACAAGACAAAAATAGACAAAGGAAGACactcgaggagacacacacaaagaaCGCATGCGCGGCAAACGACCTGCATGTGCACTCACACGAATGCATGTACAGAAATACAAAATACACAATACTTACATTtcgacatatatatatatatttgcatatatacatatatatatatatatatttggaCTCTCGAGAGCGTACAGATGCACCCGATTCGAGAGCAACGGAAGACaatgagaaaaagaagaggaaacagagagagaaacgaagacaaaGGGTGCTAATAAGCCTCCAAACGAGTATGCCTACAACTCTTTACACACATACGCAAACATACATGTAGATGTATAcgaaaatatatatatatatatatatggatgtggTTACTCTTCTCTTAGGAATATCGGTCGCTACGTCGTTTTTGAGAGGTAGACTACGGGGCAACGAtgaagacaagaaaggcgaaaggcGTCGTCAAATGCACAATGGAGATAAGTCGTGTGAATCGAAGACGTCAGTATGGCACAAAACATAGAAAGAACGAACGCTGACCTTCAACATTTCGCGCCATCTTTGCAGACTTTCCTCCACTGGGACGTTCCTTCGACAAGACTCAATCCCCTCCGCCCGCTGCTCGCGCATGAGCTCTGTCGGAGTATCATCCACGTAGAACTTTCCTggaaaagcgaaacgaaTTTACGAGACAGATGAATCGAGAAATccagagaaagtggaaaacGTATGGAGAAATGTATCTGGCGGATTCGCCCTTCACAGACAGCGCTGCTGCGTTTCATCGGTGACCAGCATATTTGCATCAGCTACCACTCTCAGAGAATACTTCAGTCTTATTGACTATTTGCATATTTACTCTGTCCAGATAATTGATTTGAGCGTCAAACTAGAGAAACCGCttctctccatatatatatatatatatataattaaATTGATTCGTACACATATCGCGTCCCAGCAAGGACCTCTCCctctacatatatctatctgtatatatatatatatatatatatgcatgtattgGAGTCGACCGTTTTGCATGTTATCCTCAgcgaatatatatatatatatatgtatatattacAGTGGTGTATATGTTTTGTCTGTGTGTAGGTGTAGGTACGAGTAAATGTCGATGTGCAGATACGGCGAAGGACACACTGAACGCATTGGAAGCAAGGCCAGTAAAGTTCCGCAGATGTATACACTGCCTTATAGATACCGACACAGACCAACACacacatgcgtatatatatgcatacatatgtatatatatatatatatatataacgcatctgtatgtatgtcaataatctatatatatatatatatatatatatttatatatatagatagatagatagatatagatgtaGATATTACTGCAGAGGTGAACTTGGGAATGTGAATAGAGTGGAGGAGCGAGGCGAACCGGGCAAAGTTTGAGTTATTTGAATTCTATAAAAGACTTTGATTAAATACCTTCTTTGATAAGGCGTTCGCAGAGACTCTGCATCTGCTCGAAGTAGTCGGATGTGTGAGAAATCGCCGCCCACTCGACGTTCAGCAGGCGCAAGTCTTCTGCAATGCTCGACTCAAATTCATAGTTTTCCTTCGCAGGATTTGTGTCGTCAAATCTGACAAAAGGCAAGAAGACAGTTATGGAAACACTGAGA
This genomic interval from Toxoplasma gondii ME49 chromosome VIIb, whole genome shotgun sequence contains the following:
- a CDS encoding glutamate-tRNA ligase (encoded by transcript TGME49_263870) encodes the protein MHSRGTPGQKRRGRRHRGVANAENRLYAAVSRHNFSLNSLLTFELGVSVWPEQELLRNPLLVASPTSTLRPARKRRVESLTRCRDTAVTFDGARAFSFFVFFLRFLACLEEPRCCAVQKTESGSEEVFTDIAAAKLLCTLSSKTRLLYPAAAPAPSFADASETACIDTMLSLATSLQVSSLSPKQLGSLSSHLQLRTFLCGFHLSLADLAVYTQLRRHANNEQQAGAPPQGWKDKFVHVSRWYAFIHGQPQISNVVAVALRKAGANAKGAEASKNEGKKREGRANSSGASSPPSADKRAAAAQASYEGKLEGAVQGKVVTRFPPEPSGYLHIGHAKAALLNSYFAQKYNGKMLFRFDDTNPAKENYEFESSIAEDLRLLNVEWAAISHTSDYFEQMQSLCERLIKEGKFYVDDTPTELMREQRAEGIESCRRNVPVEESLQRWREMLKGSAEGQKCCVRAKIDMQSKNKCMRDPVMYRCVADCLHHRHGDKFKAYPTYDFACPVVDSIEGVTHALRTNEYADRIPQYQWVQQAAGLPPVHIYEFSRLCFVKTLLSKRKLKQFVDSGLVEGWDDPRMPTVRGIRRRGLQVEALLEFILEQGPSKAGNLMEWDKLWTKNKQIIDPIVPRFMAVGKDAVPVCIKGAPETVESKKRRMHAKNESLGEADLLLFNKVFIDRDDAALCEDGEEVTLMHWGNCIFDKVVKTASGEISEIQATLHLEGDFRKTKKKLHWLANLGGVASAPAQNTELVLREYDHLITVDKIDQEEENWEKFINRETRFDTPAVGDPLLKQLKEGDLLQLERRGYFRVDKTGDQLVLIKIPDGRSKAMSAVGTKVDAAKLSGAKITGKK